The following coding sequences are from one Granulicella arctica window:
- a CDS encoding FecCD family ABC transporter permease has product MDLVSMTPYAHVTSAARRSLVLPIGAFIAAAILLPWVGPGPISVSRVLHHQAPDYAILIQLRITRTLLALVAGGALSLAGSLFQAMLRDALATPYTLGISAGASLGAVAAIAAGWQMMWGIPATWVGALAGAFAVLTLVIGGFSKRGQISAFSLLLTGIAINSVCMACIIILGGFAGMSRTFSIARWLIGSVDSTSYTSLSVLSIVVLGLAALIMTQARSWNLLAVGEQWAASRGVRVPTLLRTGYIAGSILVAGAIALTGPIGFVGLIVPHLVRSRISPDHRILLPSVFFFGGALLALCDSVGRIVMRPAEIPAGAVLALIGGPYLVWTIRQRRSSEEI; this is encoded by the coding sequence ATGGATCTGGTATCAATGACGCCATACGCGCACGTCACATCTGCTGCACGCAGAAGCCTCGTATTGCCGATCGGCGCTTTCATCGCCGCCGCCATCCTGTTGCCCTGGGTTGGCCCGGGACCTATCAGTGTGTCACGAGTACTCCATCACCAAGCGCCTGACTACGCAATTCTGATCCAACTACGGATTACCCGGACACTGCTTGCGCTCGTTGCTGGAGGCGCTCTCTCCCTTGCAGGTTCGCTGTTCCAAGCGATGCTGCGTGACGCGCTCGCAACGCCTTATACGCTGGGCATCTCTGCGGGTGCGTCGCTTGGAGCTGTTGCCGCCATAGCTGCCGGATGGCAAATGATGTGGGGCATCCCAGCAACCTGGGTTGGAGCTTTGGCAGGTGCTTTCGCAGTTCTTACCCTAGTGATCGGCGGGTTTTCCAAGCGGGGTCAGATTTCAGCTTTCAGCCTCCTGTTGACCGGCATCGCGATCAACAGCGTCTGCATGGCTTGCATCATTATCCTCGGCGGGTTTGCCGGGATGTCGAGAACCTTTTCTATTGCCCGATGGCTTATCGGAAGTGTCGACTCTACAAGTTACACATCGCTCAGCGTGCTTAGTATCGTCGTGCTTGGTCTTGCAGCATTGATCATGACCCAGGCACGGAGTTGGAATCTGCTTGCGGTGGGTGAGCAATGGGCCGCTTCGCGTGGTGTACGCGTTCCAACCCTGCTGAGGACCGGCTATATTGCAGGATCAATTCTGGTTGCTGGTGCCATTGCCTTGACTGGCCCTATTGGTTTCGTGGGCTTGATCGTGCCGCATCTTGTACGCTCTCGAATCAGTCCGGATCATCGCATTCTGCTTCCTAGCGTGTTCTTTTTCGGAGGCGCGCTGCTGGCGCTTTGTGATTCCGTGGGCAGGATTGTCATGCGTCCCGCGGAGATTCCGGCCGGTGCTGTACTAGCTCTCATCGGTGGTCCCTACCTAGTCTGGACAATCCGTCAAAGAAGATCTTCGGAGGAGATATAG
- a CDS encoding ABC transporter ATP-binding protein encodes MSSLLEIVNLGLSYGKRAVLRSITFSAQPGEFLGLVGVNGAGKSTLLDIVAGFRRSSSGSVVIAGRDQRAWNLRQMCQRVSHLPQTVHADLPYMAEQLVAMGRYPHTDRWFESDEDHMFIRKAMERTHCWEYRHRNFRSLSGGERQRVLLAACLAQNASILLLDEPSTFLDIEQQLHCFNVLREEAQTGKLCIAATHDLNLALTHCTRLIVLADGVIAHDISASKAHENNDWLPIFSSRLKIGNTPAGAPWIWYQ; translated from the coding sequence TTGAGCAGCTTGCTTGAGATTGTGAACTTAGGACTCTCCTACGGGAAGCGTGCGGTGCTTCGCTCCATCACCTTCAGCGCACAGCCGGGCGAATTTCTTGGACTCGTCGGCGTCAATGGTGCGGGTAAGAGTACGCTACTGGACATTGTCGCCGGCTTCCGCAGATCTTCCTCTGGATCGGTCGTCATCGCCGGTCGCGATCAGAGAGCATGGAATCTGCGGCAGATGTGTCAGCGGGTAAGTCACCTACCGCAAACGGTTCACGCTGATCTTCCCTATATGGCTGAGCAGTTGGTTGCAATGGGACGGTATCCCCACACTGACCGCTGGTTTGAGTCGGACGAAGATCACATGTTCATTCGAAAAGCGATGGAGCGCACCCATTGCTGGGAATACCGTCATCGCAACTTCAGATCGTTGAGTGGAGGAGAGCGACAGCGCGTTCTTCTGGCAGCGTGCCTCGCTCAAAACGCGTCCATTCTTCTGCTCGATGAACCATCCACCTTTCTCGATATTGAGCAGCAACTGCACTGCTTCAACGTGTTGCGGGAAGAAGCTCAAACCGGCAAGCTTTGTATCGCCGCAACGCACGATCTCAATCTTGCGCTGACGCATTGCACACGTCTCATCGTGCTGGCGGACGGAGTCATAGCACACGATATCTCGGCGTCTAAAGCGCATGAGAACAACGACTGGTTGCCTATCTTCTCTTCCCGCCTAAAGATAGGCAATACCCCTGCCGGAGCCCCATGGATCTGGTATCAATGA
- a CDS encoding ABC transporter substrate-binding protein, translating into MASRLSAQKRPHRIVSTAPSITETLFALGLGDQVVGVSRFCNFPLSVQKLPKVGTYLTPDAEAIARLAPDLVVLQRTSSELTGRLQVLQIPFIQVPHGTLSDVFTAIELIAKAAAIAERAPILINRIKSDLAAIQAKAKGFSSPRVLVVIDRRPGMLTDFTAVGPGNYLEQLLEIAGGTNVLAKAGLPQYPRISLETVFQSDPDVIVDLSGEQESEADRQASSSRTLALWGQNTQLAAVRKGHVFVGTSNALLVPGPRAPEAAQRLFDYLHGGNFRGSAR; encoded by the coding sequence ATGGCATCGCGGCTATCTGCTCAGAAGAGGCCGCATCGTATCGTCTCCACAGCTCCCAGCATCACCGAGACGCTCTTCGCACTCGGTCTGGGAGATCAGGTTGTGGGAGTTTCGCGATTCTGTAACTTCCCTCTCTCTGTCCAGAAGCTTCCCAAGGTTGGGACCTATCTGACTCCGGATGCCGAAGCGATCGCTCGGTTGGCTCCTGACCTCGTCGTCCTACAGCGGACCTCCAGTGAACTGACCGGACGTTTACAGGTCCTACAGATTCCCTTCATTCAAGTTCCGCATGGCACCCTTAGTGATGTATTTACCGCCATCGAATTAATCGCGAAGGCAGCTGCTATAGCTGAGCGAGCCCCGATTTTGATCAATCGTATCAAGAGCGATCTTGCTGCAATTCAGGCAAAGGCGAAAGGTTTTTCATCGCCCCGTGTCCTCGTCGTTATCGATCGTCGGCCAGGGATGCTCACCGACTTTACTGCGGTCGGCCCCGGCAACTATCTGGAACAGTTATTGGAGATCGCAGGTGGCACGAATGTATTGGCAAAGGCAGGGCTCCCTCAATATCCTCGCATCTCACTTGAAACAGTGTTCCAGAGCGATCCGGATGTGATTGTAGATCTGAGCGGCGAGCAGGAATCCGAGGCAGACCGACAGGCGTCAAGCTCGCGGACGCTGGCCCTCTGGGGGCAGAATACCCAACTCGCCGCCGTGCGCAAAGGACATGTCTTCGTTGGCACATCGAACGCACTCCTGGTGCCAGGACCTCGGGCTCCAGAAGCCGCCCAGAGGCTCTTCGATTATCTTCACGGGGGCAATTTTAGAGGAAGTGCACGTTGA